One genomic window of Arachis hypogaea cultivar Tifrunner chromosome 8, arahy.Tifrunner.gnm2.J5K5, whole genome shotgun sequence includes the following:
- the LOC112706874 gene encoding protein TIC 100, whose product MANEQNQEPNPDEQQRVPNGSSDSSDSNSDSDYPSDYSYSDYSDGEQDEDQDQDQYFRKAFSFRRGDEPLPPHKNNPEVNYRDFAEVLDSKVMESIHEEEDPLFLEDEEAFNFPKDPLNWTEEDLGEMWADGDNNIGGTGWDPVWATKDEWEYVKDEIAEGGKPPIAPFYLPYRKPFPVVPDNHFDIDSPKAVVHELDRIEEFLKWVSYIFEDGSSYEGTVWDDYAQGKGVFASQDGLVRYEGEWLQNNPEGHGVIEVDIPVVEPVPGSKLEKKMRAQGKILQMDFMSEEDRKWLEMDIEDSYRLADGRLEIPWYENQEWVRQFGSKPEKGRYRYAGQWKHGRFHGCGVYSVNERITYGRFYFGEYVGEGEGCNDETSALHSGIAEVAAAKARMFVNKPDGMVREQRGPYNDPQHPYFYEEEDVWMAPGFINQFYEVPDYWKTYVQEVDQEREMWLNSFYKAPLRLPMPSELEYWWANEKYHAPPEFILINKEPEPDPEDPSKLIYTELPLILHTPTGHLINYVEDEEHGIRLFWQPPLKKGEDVDPDKAQFLPLGYDEFFGKVTEKVTGESLWDRLLLAIGNTCKPWFDKLNKWAEEQKKKIEQRQKELDEEAELIEAEVRLADAMEKMDELLRLREKEAQKKAEMGLPDEDEADDDDLFKIEDEAEDEDEDEDEDEDEDEDEDEKKDKTSVTKQDKKARTVAKQEKQAAPVANQDKKAAPVANQDKKAAPVFKQDEKATSITKQDEKAPAEEEEEGEYEGDEEEEEDDAQASFGSVEQEQTTDRQKGKNGKSPFSTSSLAFASVGLITAVPCMLQQSFTFWNKGRSKPEPKALHSYRTSDLKTVDSVKFHHVTGQKIRLKAIGKAHRSVKAISYSGGKFSEVRSLSKTRSYLLDSGNSKRNLMEPRASCIMWLHEAPERDLDSILSLHSSICSFNAKRGSQPCL is encoded by the exons ATGGCGAATGAACAAAACCAAGAGCCGAACCCCGATGAGCAGCAACGAGTCCCCAATGGCTCCTCCGATTCCTCCGACTCCAACTCCGACTCCGATTATCCCTCCGATTACTCCTACTCTGACTACTCCGACGGCGAGCAGGACGAGGACCAGGACCAGGACCAGTACTTCCGCAAGGCTTTCAGTTTCCGGCGCGGCGACGAGCCGCTCCCTCCTCACAAGAACAACCCTGAAGTCAACTACCGCGACTTCGCCGAGGTGCTTGATAGCAAGGTCATGGAGAGTATCCACGAGGAGGAGGACCCTCTCTTCCTGGAGGATGAAGAAGCCTTCAACTTCCCCAAGGACCCTCTCAACTGGACCGAGGAGGATCTTGGAGAAATGTGGGCCGATGGGGACAACAACATTGGTGGCACCGGTTGGGACCCCGTTTGGGCCACCAAGGACGAGTGGGAGTATGTTAAGGATGAGATTGCTGAGGGCGGGAAGCCTCCCATTGCTCCCTTTTATCTTCCCTATCGGAAGCCTTTCCCTGTTGTTCCTGATAACCACTTTGACATTGACAGCCCCAAGGCTGTTGTTCATGAATTGGATAGGATTGAGGAGTTCTTGAAGTGGGTCAGCTACATTTTCGAGGATGGAAGCTC GTATGAAGGCACCGTTTGGGATGACTATGCTCAGGGAAAAGGTGTTTTTGCCTCTCAAGATGGTCTAGTCAG GTATGAAGGCGAATGGCTCCAAAACAACCCAGAGGGTCATGGGGTAATTGAAGTAGATATACCTGTTGTAGAACCTGTTCCTGGATCCAA GCTTGAAAAAAAGATGCGAGCTCAGGGAAAAATACTGCAAATGGATTTTATGTCTGAGGAGGACAGAAAATGGCTTGAGATGGATATTGAAGATAGTTACCGTCTTGCAGACGGAAGATTAGAAATCCCATGGTATGAGAATCAGGAATGGGTTAGGCAATTTGGAAGCAAACC GGAGAAAGGTCGGTACCGTTATGCTGGTCAGTGGAAGCACGGTAGATTTCATGGATGTGGTGTTTATTCAGTTAATGAGCGTATCACATAT GGTAGATTCTATTTTGGAGAATATGTGGGTGAAGGTGAGGGATGCAATGACGAAACTTCAGCG CTGCATTCTGGTATAGCAGAAGTTGCTGCTGCAAAGGCTCGCATGTTTGTGAACAAGCCAGATGGAA TGGTTAGAGAACAGAGAGGTCCATATAATGATCCACAACATCCCTACTTCTATGAAGAAGAGGATGTCTGGATGGCACCTGGCTTCATCAACCAATTTTATGAG GTCCCTGATTACTGGAAAACATATGTGCAAGAAGTAGATCAGGAAAGGGAAATGTGGTTAAACTCTTTCTATAAAGCTCCTCTTAGGTTACCCATGCCCTCAGAGCTTGAATACTGGTGGGCAAATG AAAAGTATCATGCGCCTCCTGAATTCATCCTCATCAACAAGGAGCCAGAGCCTGATCCAGAAGATCCATCAAAGCTTATATATACTGAGCTTCCTCTTATCCTTCACACACCAACTGGACAtcttatcaattatgttgaggaTGAAGAGCACGGGATTCGTCTATTCTGGCAACCACCTTTGAAAAAGGGAGAAGATGTGGACCCAGATAAGGCCCAATTCCTACCCCTTGGTTATGATGAGTTTTTTGGGAAGGTTACAGAGAAAGTCACGGGGGAGAGCCTGTGGGACCGACTTTTACTTGCAATTGGAAATACATGCAAACCATGGTTTGACAAGCTAAATAAATGGGCGGaagaacagaagaaaaaaattgaacaGAGACAGAAGGAACTTGATGAAGAAGCTGAACTAATAGAAGCTGAAGTGCGTCTGGCAGATGCCATGGAGAAGATGGATGAGTTGTTGAGGTTACGAgagaaagaagcacaaaaaaaggccGAAATGGGCTTACCAGATGAGGATGAAGCTGACGATGACGATTTGTTCAAAATTGAGGATGAGGccgaagatgaagatgaagatgaagatgaagatgaagacgaagacgaagatgAAGACGAGAAAAAAGATAAAACTTCTGTAACCAAACAAGATAAAAAAGCTAGAACTGTAgccaaacaagaaaaacaagctGCTCCAGTAGCCAACCAGGATAAAAAAGCTGCCCCAGTAGCCAACCAGGATAAAAAAGCTGCTCCTGTATTCAAACAAGATGAAAAAGCTACTTCTATAACCAAACAAGACGAGAAAGCTCCtgcagaggaggaagaggaaggggAGTATGAAGgggatgaagaagaggaagaagatgatgcaCAAGCAAGTTTTGGGTCTGTTGAGCAGGAACAAACAACGGATCGGCAGAAGGGAAAAAATGGGAAATCTCCATTTTCTACATCTTCACTTGCATTTGCCTCTGTCGGCCTTATCACTGCA GTCCCATGCATGCTGCAACAATCATTTACATTCTGGAACAAAGGTAGATCAAAACCGGAGCCAAAGGCACTGCACAGCTATCGAACCAGTGACCTAAAAACAGTTGATTCAGTCAAATTTCATCATGTAACTGGCCAGAAGATTCGCTTGAAGGCTATAGGCAAAGCACATAGGAGTGTCAAGGCTATAAGCTATTCAGGTGGCAAATTTAGCGAGGTGCGTTCTTTATCTAAGACTCGATCTTATTTATTGGATTCTGGGAATTCCAAAAGAAACTTGATGGAGCCAAGAGCTAGTTGCATCATGTGGTTGCATGAGGCACCAGAGAGGGATTTAGACAGCATACTGTCGTTGCATTCGTCAATATGTAGTTTTAATGCGAAGAGAGGTTCACAACCTTGTTTGTAG
- the LOC112708384 gene encoding peroxidase 44-like encodes MQFTIIVVILFFIVPLALADLRVGFYSSSCPKAEAIVRKVVQRNYLYIDRSIAGGLLRLHFHDCFVRGCDASILIDPTEDNESEKDAEANETVRGFEIIDKAKKKLEKVCPSTVSCADIIALAARDAVSITGGPWYAVPTGRRDGFVSNPSNAEILPGPSSTVSHALQIFTSKGMTLSEMVTLMGAHTIGYAHCGFFRKRLEGRDSTMDPSLNEKLVRLCGNSSSSNNNPTTFLDQNTSFVFDNQFYEEIVNKRGVLFIDQQLALDSSTKGLVSKFATDAETFRRSFVNAIVKMGSIGVLVGDDGEIRTRCWDYNNNNNSDP; translated from the exons ATGCAGTTCACGATAATTGTAGTAATCTTGTTCTTTATCGTTCCCTTGGCATTGGCCGATCTAAGGGTTGGTTTCTATAGTTCAAGCTGCCCAAAAGCAGAAGCCATTGTACGAAAAGTTGTTCAAAGGAACTACTTGTACATTGATAGATCCATCGCCGGAGGCTTGCTTCGCTTGCACTTTCATGATTGTTTCGTTCGA GGTTGCGATGCCTCCATATTAATAGACCCAACAGAGGACAACGAATCTGAGAAAGATGCAGAAGCAAACGAAACCGTTAGGGGTTTCGAGATCATCGACAAGGCCAAGAAGAAGCTAGAAAAAGTGTGCCCTTCAACAGTTTCCTGTGCAGATATCATTGCGCTGGCAGCAAGAGACGCCGTCTCCATCACCGGAGGACCATGGTACGCCGTTCCCACCGGCAGACGCGACGGGTTTGTCTCGAATCCTTCAAACGCAGAGATCCTTCCAGGACCAAGTTCAACAGTGTCACATGCGCTTCAAATCTTTACATCAAAGGGCATGACACTTAGCGAAATGGTAACCCTTATGGGAGCACACACCATTGGTTATGCTCATTGTGGTTTCTTCAGGAAAAGGCTTGAAGGTAGAGACTCAACAATGGATCCTTCTCTGAACGAGAAGCTTGTGAGGCTTTGTGggaatagtagtagtagtaataacaACCCTACGACGTTTTTGGATCAGAACACTTCTTTTGTGTTTGACAATCAATTCTATGAAGAGATCGTTAACAAGAGAGGGGTGCTTTTCATTGACCAGCAGTTGGCTCTGGATTCTTCGACTAAAGGGTTGGTCTCCAAGTTCGCCACAGATGCTGAGACCTTTCGACGAAGCTTTGTGAATGCTATTGTCAAGATGGGAAGCATTGGTGTTTTGGTTGGAGATGATGGCGAGATTAGAACTCGTTGCTgggattacaataataataataatagtgatcCTTAA
- the LOC112706871 gene encoding uncharacterized protein At4g22758, with translation MPSHKSNRSGQIDTHRKNRLSNKSSSFHSHNAMTQAAAELRRPRTLPDLISYRNAAVVSPEVTPRQPPKILLKVTLLGSVAPVQLLMRPESTVGDLISAAVRQFVKEGRRPVLPTDEPSGFDLHYSQFSLESLNREGKLIELGSRSFFLCPRKVTHGGAAVEGGVTKTYASCAEEAGKVREVNGGGAFGWFKLMHFML, from the exons ATGCCGAGTCACAAGAGCAACCGTAGTGGCCAGATCGACACTCACCGGAAGAATAGGTTGTCCAATAAATCCTCATCGTTCCACAGCCACAACGCCATGACTCAAGCCGCCGCCGAACTCCGCCGCCCGAGGACCTTGCCGGACCTAATTTCATACCGGAACGCTGCTGTGGTGTCACCGGAGGTTACGCCGCGTCAACCGCCGAAGATTCTCCTCAAGGTGACGTTGCTAGGGAGCGTGGCGCCGGTTCAGCTCCTTATGAGGCCAGAATCCACCGTCGGCGATCTGATATCCGCTGCTGTCCGCCAGTTCGTGAAGGAAGGCCGCCGTCCGGTCCTGCCGACCGATGAACCATCCGGCTTCGACCTTCATTACTCTCAGTTTAGCTTAGAAA GTTTGAATAGGGAGGGCAAGCTGatagaacttggatctaggagcTTCTTTTTGTGTCCGAGAAAGGTGACTCACGGTGGCGCTGCCGTGGAAGGAGGTGTGACGAAGACGTATGCGTCGTGCGCCGAGGAGGCCGGAAAAGTGAGGGAGGTTAACGGTGGTGGTGCCTTTGGTTGGTTCAAGCTCATGCATTTCATGCTGTGA